From Virgibacillus ihumii, the proteins below share one genomic window:
- a CDS encoding ABC transporter ATP-binding protein, with protein sequence MSIRELIRPFTHKRIPINSIKIDKSDRARNTSTTIKRIWSYLAREKMMLTFVILAVVVSSAMSLAGPFMVGMAVDDYIVTNDPSGLGMLLIWLVIIYIVHSVSIFLQNYWMVGIAQKTVYTLREQLFNQFHRLPISFFDKRQHGELMSRVTNDIDNVNNTLNQSVIQIFASILTLIGTVSVMLYLSPLLTAVTMTIIPVMFFTMKWITKRTGPLYKLRQRHLGDMSGYVEEIVSGQHIVKTFSQEKRVIDEFREKNANLRESGFWALNFAGFIPKVMNMLNFLSFALIALVGGILAVNGHITVGVIVIFTEFARQFTRPLNELSNQFNILLSAVAGAERVFNIIDEEQEERDEASAKEIKQTDGRLEFRNVSFAYEKTPILKGISFEAKPGQTVALVGHTGAGKTTIINLISRFYNYDSGEILLDGTDIKNIKRSSLRSLMAFVLQDTFLFHGTIRENIRYGRLHATDEEVEEAAQNANAHDFIAQLPNGYQTVLDQDGSGISQGQKQLITIARAMLADPAILILDEATSNIDTITELKIQDALEHLMQGRTSFVIAHRLNTIQEADQIIMLEHGTILEQGSHDELLEQRGRYYELYKGQLLESG encoded by the coding sequence ATGTCAATTCGTGAGCTGATACGTCCATTCACCCATAAACGAATACCGATCAACTCGATTAAAATTGATAAATCAGACCGGGCACGGAATACATCCACTACCATCAAGCGAATCTGGAGTTACCTTGCCCGTGAAAAGATGATGCTTACATTCGTCATTTTAGCGGTTGTGGTCAGCTCCGCCATGAGTCTCGCCGGCCCATTTATGGTCGGCATGGCAGTCGATGATTATATTGTAACGAACGATCCGTCCGGACTTGGCATGCTGCTGATCTGGCTGGTCATAATTTATATTGTTCATTCGGTTTCGATTTTTTTGCAAAACTACTGGATGGTCGGAATCGCGCAAAAAACAGTTTACACGTTGAGAGAACAGCTGTTTAACCAGTTCCACCGGCTGCCGATTTCCTTTTTTGACAAGCGCCAGCATGGTGAACTGATGAGCCGGGTGACCAATGATATCGATAATGTAAACAATACCCTCAATCAGTCAGTCATTCAGATATTTGCCAGTATCCTGACATTGATTGGTACTGTATCGGTTATGCTTTATCTGAGCCCGCTTCTTACCGCAGTGACAATGACAATCATCCCTGTTATGTTTTTCACGATGAAATGGATCACCAAACGAACCGGTCCATTGTATAAATTGCGGCAGCGCCATCTTGGTGACATGAGCGGCTATGTGGAGGAAATTGTATCTGGACAGCATATTGTCAAAACCTTTTCACAGGAAAAACGGGTCATTGATGAATTCCGGGAAAAGAATGCGAACTTGCGGGAATCCGGGTTCTGGGCATTGAATTTTGCTGGGTTTATTCCCAAGGTCATGAACATGCTGAACTTTTTAAGCTTTGCTTTGATCGCGCTTGTTGGTGGTATTCTTGCCGTAAACGGACATATCACGGTTGGCGTAATCGTTATTTTCACTGAGTTTGCTCGTCAATTTACCCGGCCGCTTAATGAACTGTCCAACCAGTTCAACATCTTGCTGTCAGCGGTTGCCGGGGCAGAGCGCGTATTTAACATCATTGACGAGGAGCAGGAAGAGCGTGATGAGGCTTCAGCAAAAGAAATCAAGCAGACAGACGGACGGCTGGAGTTCCGTAATGTTAGCTTTGCCTATGAAAAAACACCAATTTTAAAAGGAATCAGTTTTGAGGCAAAACCAGGGCAGACTGTAGCCTTGGTCGGACACACCGGGGCAGGTAAAACAACGATAATCAATCTGATTTCGCGCTTTTACAATTACGATTCAGGGGAAATTTTACTTGATGGTACCGACATCAAAAACATCAAACGTTCCAGTCTCCGCAGCCTGATGGCATTCGTGCTCCAGGATACGTTTTTGTTTCACGGAACCATCCGGGAAAATATCCGCTATGGCCGTCTTCATGCTACCGATGAAGAAGTTGAGGAAGCTGCCCAAAATGCCAATGCACATGATTTCATTGCACAGTTGCCGAATGGCTATCAAACCGTTCTGGATCAAGACGGGAGCGGCATCAGTCAGGGACAGAAACAACTGATTACAATTGCCCGGGCAATGCTGGCTGATCCGGCGATCCTGATTTTAGATGAAGCAACGAGCAACATTGATACGATTACGGAGCTGAAAATTCAGGATGCACTGGAACACCTGATGCAGGGACGGACCAGTTTTGTCATCGCCCACCGTCTCAATACGATTCAGGAAGCTGACCAAATCATCATGCTGGAACATGGAACCATTCTTGAACAAGGTTCCCACGACGAGCTGCTCGAACAGCGCGGGCGGTATTACGAACTGTATAAAGGACAATTACTGGAATCCGGTTGA
- a CDS encoding ABC transporter ATP-binding protein has translation MRNVLSYLKPYKLPVAAAYSLMFIELLVELLLPFFLGKMINQGVLNKDLDNIIMWGSIMIAMAMTAFIAGIINSFFAAHTTFNFSYDLREKLFEKIQGFSFADLNLYPASGLVTRFSNDIRQLQNLIFMGLRIMMKAPLLIIGGVIMAFIVDYQLALIFLVTVPLLVGFLLWVLKMASRMFNNVQRNVDNVNQVMQENLAGMRLIKAFVRRNHESARFSDANEQLAVTTRKTFRFIETSMPILLFVMNLSLVIILWYGNNLVIAGETSVGSVVAIVNYALRVSMAISMLTFIILAFSRARASAERVNEVLQVKSDLVDFSDRTTDSPAFTGKISFSDVSFSYPKSNEKVLKNINFTINAGEKLAIIGATGSGKTSLFQLIPRLYEPQNGKIFVDDKPITSYRLERLRKSIGYVPQTPLLFGGTVHDNIAWGKTNATQEEVIQAAKDAQIHDTILDLDDGYNTKIGQKGVNLSGGQKQRLSIARALIRHPKLLMLDDSTSALDLATEGQLLEAIQTYNCTTLIITQKISTAMNADRILLLDDGKMLAIGTHEELLNDSALYTRIVASQFGKEYANVNS, from the coding sequence TTGAGGAATGTTTTATCTTACTTAAAACCTTATAAACTTCCGGTTGCTGCTGCATACAGTTTGATGTTTATTGAGCTGTTGGTGGAGCTGCTTCTTCCGTTTTTCCTTGGGAAGATGATTAACCAGGGAGTTTTGAATAAAGACCTCGATAATATTATCATGTGGGGGTCCATCATGATTGCGATGGCCATGACTGCGTTCATCGCCGGGATAATTAATTCCTTTTTCGCCGCACATACAACATTCAATTTTTCCTATGATTTACGAGAAAAATTGTTCGAAAAAATACAAGGGTTCTCTTTCGCAGATTTAAACCTGTACCCTGCCTCGGGACTTGTCACACGATTCTCCAACGATATCAGGCAGCTGCAAAACCTGATTTTCATGGGACTTCGGATCATGATGAAGGCGCCGCTCCTGATTATCGGCGGGGTTATTATGGCGTTCATCGTGGATTATCAACTTGCCCTTATTTTTCTTGTAACGGTGCCACTGCTGGTTGGATTTCTGCTGTGGGTGCTCAAGATGGCAAGCCGGATGTTCAATAACGTCCAACGAAATGTTGACAATGTGAACCAGGTCATGCAGGAAAACCTTGCCGGAATGCGATTGATTAAAGCGTTCGTGCGCCGGAATCATGAATCAGCACGATTTTCCGATGCGAACGAACAGCTTGCAGTCACTACACGTAAGACGTTCCGATTCATTGAGACGTCCATGCCGATTCTGTTATTTGTGATGAATCTTAGTCTGGTTATTATTCTATGGTATGGAAATAATCTGGTTATTGCCGGTGAAACATCAGTCGGCAGTGTTGTGGCAATTGTCAACTATGCGTTGCGGGTTTCGATGGCCATTTCAATGTTGACGTTCATTATTTTAGCGTTTTCCAGGGCGCGGGCATCTGCTGAGCGGGTCAATGAAGTGCTTCAGGTGAAAAGTGATCTTGTTGATTTTTCCGATCGTACAACCGATTCGCCGGCATTTACCGGAAAAATTTCCTTTTCCGATGTCAGCTTTTCCTATCCCAAATCAAATGAAAAGGTACTCAAAAATATTAATTTCACCATAAATGCCGGAGAGAAGCTGGCCATCATCGGTGCGACTGGATCTGGAAAAACTTCCCTTTTCCAGCTGATACCAAGGCTTTATGAGCCGCAAAATGGTAAAATCTTTGTCGATGATAAGCCGATTACATCATACCGACTGGAACGCTTGCGAAAGAGCATCGGTTATGTGCCGCAGACCCCGCTGTTATTCGGCGGTACTGTCCATGACAATATTGCTTGGGGAAAAACTAACGCCACACAGGAAGAGGTCATTCAAGCAGCTAAAGACGCGCAAATCCATGACACTATTTTAGATCTGGATGACGGTTACAACACCAAAATCGGGCAAAAAGGCGTCAATTTATCCGGCGGCCAAAAGCAGCGCCTCTCGATTGCACGGGCACTGATCCGTCACCCAAAACTGCTTATGCTTGATGACAGTACAAGTGCACTTGATCTTGCCACCGAGGGTCAGCTGCTGGAAGCGATTCAAACGTATAACTGTACAACGTTAATCATCACACAAAAAATATCAACTGCCATGAATGCGGACCGGATTTTGCTGCTTGATGACGGAAAAATGCTTGCAATCGGGACGCATGAGGAACTGCTGAACGATTCCGCACTGTACACGAGAATTGTTGCCTCGCAATTCGGGAAGGAGTACGCCAATGTCAATTCGTGA
- a CDS encoding GNAT family N-acetyltransferase gives MKQFTFKDTNTIGHLVNENKLYEQFHYPEMPIRYDSSFIEFKRMPMLDQFKEAEKYLINFHKQHNQNHLRFYFADNTKPVGELLEYISNQNYDVGFMELYLINPKDFPQAAENPDIKIEQVTHITLDDYLKLQYETDMQFGEVFAKQKVGLNNRQFEAGQYVQVIAYYHGTPAGTMDIFVGDEAVEIENLEVRGEFQRQGIGSQLQRYAMENYSNSEIILIADGEDTPREMYQKQNYRYQGYKYELLKILK, from the coding sequence ATGAAGCAGTTTACATTTAAAGATACCAATACAATCGGTCATTTGGTAAATGAAAATAAGTTATATGAGCAGTTTCATTATCCGGAAATGCCGATCAGGTACGACAGCAGTTTTATTGAATTCAAGCGGATGCCAATGTTGGATCAATTTAAGGAAGCGGAAAAGTATTTAATAAATTTTCATAAGCAGCATAACCAGAATCATTTGCGTTTTTACTTTGCAGATAATACGAAACCGGTTGGTGAACTCCTTGAATACATAAGCAATCAAAACTACGATGTTGGCTTTATGGAGCTGTATTTGATCAATCCGAAAGATTTTCCGCAGGCAGCTGAAAATCCGGACATTAAGATTGAACAAGTAACTCATATAACATTGGATGATTACTTGAAACTTCAATACGAAACCGACATGCAATTCGGCGAGGTGTTTGCCAAACAGAAGGTAGGTTTGAATAATCGTCAGTTTGAAGCTGGTCAGTATGTTCAGGTCATTGCCTATTATCATGGCACTCCGGCAGGTACGATGGATATTTTTGTTGGAGATGAAGCAGTGGAAATTGAAAATCTTGAGGTTCGCGGTGAGTTTCAACGGCAAGGCATTGGATCTCAGTTGCAGCGGTATGCAATGGAGAATTATAGCAATTCCGAAATTATCCTTATTGCTGATGGTGAGGATACACCGCGTGAGATGTATCAGAAACAGAATTATCGTTATCAGGGTTATAAATATGAGTTGTTGAAAATTTTAAAGTGA
- a CDS encoding DUF3048 domain-containing protein has protein sequence MKHKIVVVIILIIIAFVTGCENQEEKKTTAEQSDKELVDKQKKQATDAKEKPVNRVATTGFPVKKANKTKNYFGVIVENSIDARPHTGLVNADIVYEMEVEYNITRYLAIFHSSIPEKIGPVRSARHYFLPIFQSWNVPFIHYGGTIFAYNNLKRKELMHLDGLENGNKYFERDNSRAAPHNAYLITDRLPTFKKKPRNPHFEYTDKLSEFDEKVSKITINYSDPNSVHTTYQYDKKDKVYRRILENEPHTDRATGKQIKTKNLFLLYAKHRDMTTGGGYIHINFNTKGKLDYYVNGKKFNGNWKNIKGDIVFFDKEGQKIQALPGKTWIQVVDKQRKSIVEENK, from the coding sequence ATGAAACATAAAATCGTTGTAGTAATTATCCTTATCATTATTGCCTTTGTTACCGGTTGTGAAAATCAGGAAGAAAAGAAAACGACTGCAGAACAATCCGATAAAGAATTAGTGGACAAACAAAAAAAGCAAGCAACGGATGCAAAGGAAAAACCAGTTAATCGTGTTGCAACAACAGGTTTTCCAGTAAAAAAAGCCAATAAGACTAAAAACTACTTTGGAGTCATCGTGGAGAATTCCATTGATGCCAGACCGCATACAGGCCTTGTCAATGCAGATATTGTATATGAAATGGAAGTAGAATACAATATTACTCGCTATCTTGCTATATTTCACAGCAGCATCCCTGAAAAAATCGGTCCTGTACGAAGCGCCAGACATTACTTTCTGCCAATATTCCAATCCTGGAATGTACCTTTTATTCATTATGGCGGAACTATTTTTGCTTATAACAACCTAAAACGGAAAGAACTCATGCATCTGGATGGACTCGAGAATGGAAATAAGTATTTCGAACGGGATAACAGCAGAGCTGCACCGCATAATGCATATTTGATTACCGACAGACTTCCAACTTTTAAAAAGAAACCGCGTAATCCGCACTTTGAATACACGGATAAGCTTTCCGAATTTGATGAAAAAGTATCAAAAATAACGATTAACTATTCAGATCCGAACAGCGTTCACACTACGTATCAATATGATAAAAAAGATAAGGTTTACCGTCGTATTCTCGAAAATGAACCACATACTGACCGGGCAACAGGAAAACAAATTAAAACGAAAAATCTGTTTCTCTTATATGCAAAACATCGTGATATGACAACAGGCGGCGGCTACATTCATATCAACTTTAATACAAAAGGCAAACTGGATTACTATGTAAATGGAAAGAAATTCAATGGTAATTGGAAAAATATCAAAGGTGATATTGTTTTCTTTGATAAGGAGGGTCAAAAAATACAAGCACTGCCCGGAAAAACGTGGATACAGGTTGTTGATAAACAGAGGAAATCTATAGTCGAGGAGAATAAATAG
- a CDS encoding DUF421 domain-containing protein: MEINWIWKAILIVLVGTLLLRVAGRKTVSQMTLAEAVIMISIGTLIVQPVTTQNVWLAFATGAVLVLTLLAMEYGQLKFDGLEKLITGKSKVLIENGTLNEKNLAKLRMTVDQLEMNLRQNNVTNIKDVEWATLEPNGKLGFTLKQEAQPVTKAEFKQLQQSVNKSTESQLEQLNQQMNQLQKQLNRNNIFSEVEKDHKNTPPEHLQ; this comes from the coding sequence ATGGAAATAAATTGGATTTGGAAAGCGATTTTGATTGTACTTGTTGGGACGCTCCTTTTGCGGGTTGCGGGCAGAAAAACTGTCTCGCAGATGACATTGGCGGAAGCCGTTATTATGATTTCGATTGGAACGCTGATTGTTCAACCTGTTACTACTCAAAATGTTTGGCTTGCCTTCGCGACGGGCGCCGTACTTGTCTTAACGTTACTTGCTATGGAATATGGGCAGCTAAAATTTGACGGGTTGGAAAAGCTCATTACGGGTAAGTCCAAAGTATTGATTGAAAATGGAACGTTGAATGAAAAAAACCTGGCAAAGTTAAGAATGACCGTTGACCAGCTTGAAATGAACTTACGGCAGAATAATGTTACCAATATTAAGGATGTAGAGTGGGCTACATTGGAACCCAACGGAAAGCTGGGCTTTACGTTAAAACAGGAGGCACAGCCAGTTACGAAAGCGGAATTTAAGCAATTACAGCAGTCGGTTAATAAGTCAACGGAATCGCAACTGGAACAACTGAACCAGCAAATGAATCAACTACAGAAACAGTTAAACCGAAATAATATCTTTTCGGAAGTGGAAAAGGACCATAAAAATACACCCCCGGAACATCTGCAATAG
- a CDS encoding CBO0543 family protein gives MDLVRRMYETQETYGQLIRQNYFENVLFSFQWWFLLLITVLVWIIWVTLVDKKRLNIILLAGFIPSFMASIMDKIGLTTYLWSYSYHLLPSIEAYSINLAIIPVGYMLLYQYVSKWKKYLIVLAVLTAFAVLVAEPVFVFLDIYTMHAWKHLYSAPLYFLVGVVTKCLVDKLAGQKYSNK, from the coding sequence ATGGATCTTGTCAGAAGAATGTATGAAACGCAGGAAACATACGGTCAGTTAATTAGACAGAACTACTTTGAGAATGTACTCTTTTCCTTCCAATGGTGGTTTCTGTTGCTTATCACTGTTTTGGTATGGATAATCTGGGTAACTTTGGTCGATAAAAAAAGATTGAACATTATTCTGCTTGCAGGTTTCATCCCGAGTTTCATGGCATCAATTATGGATAAAATCGGTCTTACCACATACCTATGGTCATACTCCTATCACCTGCTGCCTTCCATTGAAGCATATTCGATTAACCTGGCCATCATTCCGGTTGGATACATGCTGTTATATCAATATGTAAGTAAATGGAAAAAGTATTTAATTGTGCTTGCGGTATTAACAGCGTTTGCTGTACTCGTTGCGGAACCTGTCTTTGTGTTTTTGGATATTTATACGATGCATGCGTGGAAGCATTTGTACTCCGCCCCGCTTTACTTTCTGGTGGGTGTTGTTACAAAGTGTCTGGTGGATAAACTTGCGGGACAAAAGTATAGTAATAAATAA
- a CDS encoding DMT family transporter, which translates to MSDRNKGIILLLVSALGFSLMGAFVKLSGDLPTAQKAFFRNIVAAIITVGFVLHHKERLFGKKENQKLLLARSALGTVGIVLNFYAIDRLVLSDAEMLNKLSPFILILFSAIFLKETARRFQIISVIVAFIGALFIIQPEFSVEIYPYIVGVFGAVFAAGAYTFLRVLGNKEKYYTVVFYFSFFATVVLLPFTIFSYEPMSLTQWVYLILAGACATAGQFGITLAYKFAPANEISIFFYSTVVYSALLSIVLFGQIPTMLSVLGYFIIFGASFYMFLKNNKMDLEKSK; encoded by the coding sequence ATGTCCGACCGCAATAAAGGCATTATATTATTGTTGGTGTCTGCTCTGGGATTTTCACTCATGGGAGCATTTGTAAAGCTTTCGGGTGATTTGCCGACAGCACAAAAAGCATTTTTTCGCAATATTGTAGCGGCTATAATTACAGTAGGCTTTGTACTGCATCATAAAGAAAGGTTGTTCGGGAAAAAAGAGAACCAGAAACTGCTGCTTGCCCGTTCTGCATTAGGCACGGTTGGTATTGTATTGAACTTTTACGCGATTGACCGCCTCGTTTTATCCGACGCTGAGATGCTGAACAAGCTCAGTCCGTTCATCTTGATTTTATTTTCCGCAATTTTCTTGAAAGAAACAGCCCGCCGGTTTCAGATTATTTCTGTAATCGTGGCGTTTATAGGAGCGTTATTCATCATCCAGCCGGAATTTTCGGTGGAGATTTACCCGTACATCGTTGGCGTTTTCGGTGCTGTATTCGCTGCCGGCGCGTACACATTCTTACGTGTTTTGGGAAATAAAGAAAAATATTATACCGTCGTCTTTTATTTTTCGTTTTTCGCAACAGTTGTCCTGCTGCCGTTTACAATCTTCTCATATGAACCGATGAGTTTAACGCAGTGGGTTTACCTTATTTTGGCAGGAGCTTGTGCAACTGCGGGTCAATTCGGGATTACGCTTGCATATAAATTTGCACCCGCTAATGAAATATCGATTTTTTTCTATTCAACCGTCGTTTATTCGGCATTGTTAAGCATCGTTCTATTCGGTCAAATTCCGACGATGCTGAGCGTTTTAGGCTATTTCATTATTTTCGGTGCCTCGTTCTACATGTTCCTGAAAAATAATAAAATGGACTTGGAGAAGTCCAAATAG
- a CDS encoding hydroxyacid dehydrogenase → MKILVTELMWYDGIEELKRNGHSVDYDKQLGRKRTELLDLVPSYDALIVRNETKVDPELLDAAKNTKVIGRLGVGLDNIDLEAAKARNMPVIPAVHANATSVAEYVMAAMMDASRPLNNADADVRKGNWNRKRFTGNELNGKTVGLVGLGEIGHRVAKRAKAFGMDVIGYDPFVTPFDHILAETGVRSVDELNELLTESDFVSVHVPLTKATRHMINKENFPQMKSHAYVINSARGGIVHEQDLVSAVQSGKIAGAYLDVLETEPVEKDSALAQVDSIRLSPHIAGSTEEAQSRTAMLIAGEVMKVLNGGKSLCAVV, encoded by the coding sequence ATGAAAATACTGGTTACCGAGTTAATGTGGTACGATGGGATTGAAGAGCTTAAGCGAAATGGTCATTCCGTCGATTATGATAAGCAATTGGGACGCAAACGAACTGAACTGCTTGACTTGGTTCCGTCGTATGACGCCCTCATTGTTAGGAATGAAACGAAGGTCGATCCGGAATTACTGGATGCGGCGAAAAACACAAAAGTAATCGGTCGGCTTGGTGTTGGATTGGATAATATTGATTTGGAAGCAGCAAAAGCAAGGAATATGCCGGTCATTCCTGCTGTCCATGCGAATGCAACGTCTGTTGCCGAATATGTAATGGCTGCTATGATGGATGCTTCCCGCCCATTGAATAATGCTGATGCTGATGTTCGGAAAGGGAACTGGAACCGCAAACGTTTTACCGGAAATGAATTGAACGGTAAAACAGTGGGACTTGTCGGCCTGGGTGAAATTGGCCACCGTGTCGCGAAAAGAGCCAAGGCGTTCGGAATGGATGTCATCGGTTACGACCCGTTTGTTACGCCGTTTGATCACATTTTGGCGGAAACCGGGGTACGGTCAGTGGATGAGCTTAACGAATTACTCACCGAATCAGATTTTGTTTCGGTGCATGTTCCGCTGACAAAAGCGACCCGGCACATGATTAACAAGGAAAATTTTCCTCAGATGAAATCCCATGCATATGTGATCAATTCAGCACGCGGCGGGATTGTACATGAACAGGATTTGGTAAGTGCTGTACAATCGGGTAAAATTGCCGGGGCATATCTTGATGTGCTCGAGACTGAACCGGTTGAGAAGGATTCCGCGCTTGCTCAAGTTGATTCGATCCGTCTGTCACCGCACATCGCCGGATCAACTGAAGAAGCCCAATCCAGAACCGCAATGCTGATTGCCGGAGAAGTGATGAAAGTCCTTAACGGTGGAAAATCCCTCTGTGCGGTTGTATGA
- a CDS encoding LysR family transcriptional regulator: MNESQLETFLAVAQHRSYSKVAEVLNVTQPTVTSRIKALEDILGCELFTRIGHEIFLTKEGNLFFDYAKNILIYIDHSKEVPNMVKAPSIKVGFSPGYSYSFITELLKTIQSERNIDIQIIEGYDSVSLNDSALSGDIDLIFTREILSKNPDFTSEYLFDNNLVCVLPKNHSLSDKEKLCAKDLAGETIISYKRNSTLWNMIDRQLLDAQHMTRIDVANNEMLLKAVANEVGIGIIPELGTDIRYQEDVSVRHITEIDTISNKVYVQYRENSQMKPIAKKIIYTIINHKYSKYSEVN, encoded by the coding sequence ATGAATGAAAGTCAACTGGAGACCTTTCTAGCTGTAGCACAACACAGGAGTTATTCCAAAGTCGCTGAAGTCCTTAATGTTACCCAGCCGACGGTAACTTCACGTATTAAAGCATTAGAGGATATTCTCGGTTGTGAACTTTTCACTCGGATAGGACATGAAATCTTTCTTACAAAGGAAGGCAACCTGTTTTTTGATTACGCTAAAAATATATTAATCTATATTGATCATTCAAAAGAAGTTCCCAATATGGTTAAAGCTCCAAGCATAAAAGTCGGATTTTCTCCAGGTTACTCGTATTCCTTCATTACCGAACTGTTAAAAACTATTCAGTCTGAACGGAATATCGATATTCAAATCATAGAGGGATACGATTCAGTCAGCCTAAATGATAGTGCTCTATCCGGGGACATTGATCTTATTTTCACAAGAGAAATATTATCCAAGAATCCTGATTTTACATCAGAATACCTTTTTGATAATAATCTCGTATGTGTACTGCCGAAAAATCACAGTCTATCTGATAAAGAGAAGCTTTGCGCGAAAGATTTAGCGGGGGAAACAATCATTAGTTATAAACGAAATTCCACCTTATGGAATATGATAGACAGACAATTATTGGATGCACAACATATGACCCGAATCGATGTTGCCAATAATGAGATGCTTTTAAAAGCAGTCGCAAATGAGGTAGGTATTGGAATTATTCCTGAACTGGGTACTGACATACGCTATCAAGAGGACGTATCTGTCAGGCATATTACAGAGATTGATACAATATCGAACAAGGTTTACGTCCAATACCGGGAAAATTCCCAAATGAAACCGATCGCCAAAAAAATCATTTATACAATTATTAATCATAAGTACAGCAAATACAGTGAAGTTAACTGA
- a CDS encoding aromatic ring-hydroxylating oxygenase subunit alpha — protein MNFNDMDGYIHDDIDKNEFLVHRSVFTDREILARERAEIFNKCWLFIGHESEVPEKGDYKRKKVGGRNLLLVHSQDDEIRVLYNTCPHRGALVCRENEGNSRVFRCFYHAWSFKNDGSLTGMPGKDAFPDDFNDDGAKDMKAVNRFESYRGFMFVNFDDDAISLYDYLADAKEYLDLVADQSETGMEVLGGIQDYSVRANWKLLAENSADLYHGLPTHKTYFDIKQEQDPNLKKVGLHGTGKSLGNGHAVVEYTAPWGRPVAQWTPIWDEDLKRDMEKMKERLTERFGEERADRIANWNRNIIIFPNLVINDIMAVTARTFYPSSPGYLEATAYALVPKDEDMVHRMARNNNFLEFLGPGGFATPDDNEALELCQEAYNNNQEVQWNDVSRGMLRGEENALGTDELQMRSFWREFDARMKKSLQKEVTRV, from the coding sequence ATGAATTTCAATGATATGGATGGTTATATTCATGACGACATCGATAAAAATGAATTCTTAGTTCACAGGAGCGTATTTACCGACCGTGAAATTTTGGCAAGAGAACGCGCTGAAATTTTCAACAAATGCTGGTTGTTTATCGGGCATGAATCGGAAGTTCCTGAAAAAGGCGATTACAAACGGAAAAAAGTAGGCGGCCGCAATTTATTGCTGGTACACAGCCAGGACGATGAGATCAGAGTACTGTACAATACATGTCCGCATCGTGGTGCACTTGTCTGCCGGGAAAATGAAGGGAACTCCAGAGTTTTTCGTTGTTTCTATCATGCCTGGAGCTTTAAAAACGATGGAAGTCTGACGGGTATGCCGGGTAAAGATGCATTTCCGGATGATTTTAATGACGATGGCGCGAAAGACATGAAAGCGGTTAACCGTTTTGAAAGCTATCGTGGCTTCATGTTTGTCAATTTTGATGATGATGCCATTTCATTATACGACTATTTGGCGGATGCAAAAGAATATCTTGATCTTGTTGCTGATCAAAGTGAAACAGGCATGGAAGTCCTTGGAGGTATTCAGGATTACAGTGTCAGAGCCAATTGGAAACTGTTGGCAGAGAACAGTGCTGACCTCTATCATGGCCTGCCGACACACAAGACATACTTTGATATTAAGCAAGAGCAGGATCCTAATCTGAAAAAAGTAGGACTGCATGGTACAGGTAAATCACTTGGAAACGGTCATGCGGTGGTTGAATACACAGCACCATGGGGAAGACCTGTTGCCCAGTGGACTCCAATTTGGGATGAAGATCTGAAACGTGATATGGAGAAAATGAAAGAGCGCTTAACCGAAAGATTTGGTGAGGAACGTGCTGACCGGATCGCGAATTGGAATCGTAATATCATCATTTTTCCTAACTTGGTTATTAACGACATTATGGCCGTTACGGCAAGAACATTTTATCCGTCATCGCCTGGTTATCTGGAAGCTACTGCGTATGCGCTAGTTCCGAAAGATGAAGATATGGTGCATCGGATGGCCAGAAACAATAATTTCCTGGAGTTTCTTGGGCCAGGCGGATTCGCAACGCCGGATGATAATGAAGCATTGGAACTGTGCCAGGAAGCTTATAACAATAATCAGGAAGTTCAATGGAATGATGTTTCCAGAGGAATGTTACGCGGAGAGGAGAACGCTCTGGGGACAGATGAACTGCAAATGAGAAGCTTTTGGCGTGAGTTTGACGCACGAATGAAAAAGTCATTGCAGAAGGAGGTTACCCGGGTATGA